Genomic window (Vigna unguiculata cultivar IT97K-499-35 chromosome 10, ASM411807v1, whole genome shotgun sequence):
tttaataatttaatcttaattttttaaacatgcaaacaagttatttaacaTTAACCAACTACCTCTCTGATTTGAAAATCTTAACGTAATAACATGTATAGACACAGAGAACGTGAGACTGAATAATTGATgattaaagaaggaaaaagtaaAGCTggtttttctaaataattaatcaagACCAAGGTGGCAATTCTGACTACTTTAGATTAGAGACTATTTGAATATTACGAAAGGGTAATTAACATATATCTCTCAATTATGTGTTTCTCTGTCGgcagaataaaaagaaatactttTTCATAATTAGTCATTGCCCCAATTGAAGGAGTgcaagatatttttcatttcttttttaatttttatttttaatctgcATGcggataaatttattaatttattatgattctcttcgaaaaaaaaaaaaatcacttgaTAAGAAATTGTCACGTAAGGTTGACTACTCTATTTTGTTGGCAAGTCTTTGATTGTTGCCAAGGCACGTTTTGTTTATAAAATCAATCTTTGGTGGGGACATTGCTTTAATAAGAGAAAGTAAACTTTTATTATCCAATATTAGTAGTATAACTActaaatattagaaaatcaaacgaaatttttaatatgtccggtagattttaaatttcatacaacgttaattaatttttaatctttattcatAAATGTATtgataaatttaactttatttcactcaagtaattttttaaacaatatatcaCATTAGAGTGATAACGACAAAATGAGTTAAGGTTCCACATATTTTTCCTAACCCGTTCTTGGTTTGTAGAAAACAAGTCGAATTGGACTAGTCTGTCACTAAAAAATGGATCAGAGGTTGTAACATGTCCTACCACACAGCGGGCTAGTGGACTAGCGGGATAGGGTCGCcactttgttttttaatttttaatttttataatttgtttatatatatatatataaaggatatttaattatataaatattttttaagtttttaattagacaattaaaataattattatatttacatgttaaattcttttgttataactaataattgaaatttgatttgtaagtgttaatgatttaaataacAATACTATTGCGTATTTACatctttaagaaaatataatataaaaagcttattttttaatttaaaaaaaaaaaatgaaccaaCGGGCAAGGACGAGTTGCCTTGTCCTTGGCCCACCAATTAAGCAGGCTAGGGAAGCTAGGCTAAATGGATTGAGATGTTGAAAATTGCAATTTGACCCACCTTGTTTTGGTGGGCTGACGCGTTGACTTGTGGACAATAACTCATTTTCTCACTCCTATATCAAATCCTACTATCCAAATTATTTAGTTCAAAGGTCATATTGTTAAACTAGTAAAGGAAAGGCATTTGACACATTACTTTCAGGGTTTTACTTCGATTTCTACAATTGAAGCATATCAAGGCATGGTAAAAAAGGAGGCTTTAGGCTTTAGTTCTAACTGAAGCATGTCCTTCAAATATAGGTTTTAGTTCTCAAAACCAAAGCCTACAtgcaatataaaataaaaattaaacattaaacatATCAAAACAAAtatgagaaagagaaaaatgagcATTCAAGCAACAAGAGATGGTTTGTGGTGACCAAGAATGGAAATGGAGAAGAGAGGAGAACAAGATACTTCTCGAGGAGAGGAGCAGAGAATAAGATACTTCGCATTGGAGACCAACAATGGAGAAGTAACTTTCAAAAATGGAAAAAGAGCTCCGTAGTTGCAATGGACATCGACACAATGTTGTGGCAGAGAAATAACTTTTCTAAAACTTTAACCCTAGGCAAAAGAATAGGCTTCAGTTCTTCCTAAAATTGCAGCTTATAGttgcaaaaataattataaaaatgccaccattgacatttttgaaattatttgcaCAACTATAGGTCTTGGTTCTTTAAACAATCGAAACTTATACTAGTATAAGCTTTGATTGTTTAAAGAACCAAAGTCGATAGTTGtacacataatttcaaaaatgtcaccgcaATTTGAAAgacttagtttttttttttttttaaatcaaagcCTATAGACGATTTCATGTGTTTTTTGCACTAGTAATACTAACTCTTTAGTATGTAATGTCAGTGTCTTGTATTGAATTCAATCTCTATACTTATTTTGTGACTTAATtaagtcccaattttgtttaaaatcaGACAATGTTATCCCTACCCAAACTTAATTTGTGCAAATTAACTAGAACTAACTCACTTAAAAATAACTTGAATCAAGTTTACttattttatgagaaattgtaagaaaaatatttaatttataaattgatttaagtagacaaattaagttaaaaaagtattattcattttataaaattgtaaatgtaAATGTAAAGTTATGATGAAAtgttaatgtttaaaaaatgtatttttttttggttagcttatttataaatttaattcatatgaTATTAATTAcagaaaataaagttaatagTCACGTCAAAGTTAAACTaaactattaatatattttacatatttaatttaattcatatgacattatttaaagaaaaaaataataatattcacgTCAAagttaaactaaattattattatattttacatattttaacttaatgtttttatataatatttttaaaattcaaaataatgtattttaaatattttgaataattgattttttaaatttttcataaaatagaacaagtttcataatttatttacttttatcgatgtcaaattaaattaaattcgatctatatttatattttttaaactcaattgaatcaaataataaatataagatgaAATTATTGACACTAATATTAATACATAACGAAGTCACTAAAACGTGACATTAACATTAACGCCGAACGGTAATACTAACATACAATAATGACACTATTGACACgtaaaaaaatcttcaaaataaaaaccaaataaaagaataaaaaataacaaaaataatatgaatGAAATTAACTATTATATATACGTGACACGGGCACTGACATTAATGAATTTggtataaaacaaaatattatatatatatatatatatatatatatatatatttctaattttaatttattttcaaaattttttattaaagcaTAACATAGATGAGAAAATGGAGTACGTGTATCTTTTCTCTAAAATGAAATTGTTTGGATGAGCGAAGACCGCAAAAATCATCTTCCCCATTTGTTGGACtatgttcacatttttttttatcaacaacaaataaaaatatataaaatacaaattttttatattaataaggTGATGTATGAGTTAAGAGACTATTATTATCTTACATGTCGCATTCTCAAGTTGTCACTACGtatcattttataatattattactttataattatataattttataatttttaaattatataaatttataaatttataaatttataattatataattttatatttttataatttaattattataattcaaaattatataattataaaattatgattttatgatttgaataacattttaaaatatatcataacttttatatttcataaaataataattttataattatacaattttgaattaaaatattaaaattataaaagtataaaattataaaattgtaaaattgtaaaattataaaattgtaaaattttaaaataataaaataataaaatgacataTGACGACAAGTTAACAAGAAGACATGGCAAGATGATAACTTCATTGATGATCACATCACTCCATTAACAGAAAAAGTTAATGGCAGGAAgctagtttaaaaaattaaatttattgagtaCTCATTAGactgtaaaaaaattattaaaatttttaaatttagtaggaactcaaaacataattaagctttatttctttctaataaaaagaatggattttaatttttttgtctgAAAAAGTAAAGagcatttatttttttagaggattagttcttttgaaaaaaaaaattgaaggaataaaaaaataattctgaaagtagaaatgaaaaatatatttaaacacaaaaaaatgtAGACTAGAAATAACGATTAGTTTGATTGTTAATAGTATAAATcccttttattttttaggatttGTCAATAATATATTTCCTGTAAATTAGTCCTAGACAACATGTCACTAGATTAATAAGAAAAtgtaaatgtatatttattattctatGATATGGAAATGTAAGGTGATACGATCCTATctaggaaagagtatgatcatttctgaatttgaatcctcaagaggcacaacatgaataaatcagagaagaacgcaGAATTagacagagatggaggacgccacaatctagtagattgataagtcaagtgaagattcgccacaaagatgttaatctttgataagaaccggaggcctaagccaagaacaaaagAATCCtatctttaatgaaatcaaattcaatatatgactaaaaatgTCCATATatttttggtacctctatatataggcacgTAAGTTTAAGAAAATCTGAGAACCCTTCAAGAAGATccaagcccaaaacataaaaacataaactaatttataaaagaaaacccaaagctaaaaaacatagaacataactaatttctaaaagaaaatccatgatcttcatattctttgaattttaGATTTCTTGTAGCATTAGGAGCCTTGAATAGTTTTGATCTTCCAATCTCTAGCTCAttgcccttgtcataggtcctttaaattgtaaaggttcatcttcaagttcttcttgtatggaatcttgggatagtcctctatcattccttccttcttgaagagaatttgtcctcaaattcgtaCCACTTAAAATTTAGGAGATAGTCTTCTATCATACCCTTCTTCTTAAAGAGAAATTGTCTTCAAATTcgtctcacttgaagattccTTATCATAAGGGGAATTTCCAAACCCTACAACTATGCCTTTGTTACTGTGTTATAATATGGTATCAAGAGTCTCTCTTTGAAAGAAGTGTTGAAGGGTTTACAGTTTTGTccataaaaaattgtacgagAAGAAGTTTGTAGTTTCATCTTCGAGTGCTTTATCGAAAACTTCTATGATGGAAGTGATGAGTTTCAAGTTTTTTCCTTAAATCAGAATGCTTTATTTACTAGACAAAGTGCTAAGTCACTCTTAAAATTATTAGAGCATCTTAAATGtgccattatatatatatatatatacactttgctaataaaaaaatgttcattattctatatgatataattaattttgatttattctAAAGTAAACAACTTTTAGTTTCTAAAGAGTAAGGCATTGCCAAAGTACTTTCTGATTATAGAAGAATGTCAAATTAATGATTGAAACTGAAACCTTTTGGTTATGAGATTCCTTGTCACTAGGTCCCTTAAGGGCGATgaactttaaaatttagaaactataACGAGTGTGAGTTGTACATGTACaagcaataatttaatttcaagagtttctttaatattaatttcttatttggaAGAACTGCCATTACcctttaaaaaactaaaataataatttactcTTCAACCTTCTTGCTCTAACATAAACAATCACACATTTAcaaatttaagaactaaaatgaaaatttaaatctttaatcTTGTTATTTCTACACTAAATCTAcaattttcaattcttttcttcttccattaTCTCCCTCTCATTCTCTTTCCCTCCCCCAAAAACTTCAAACTCTCTTCAACATGTACATAATTTTCGATAATATCGTGGTGGCAACTGGCGTGGTCGGTTATTATAATAATCCAACTTACATATAGTATAGAAGCGCAAATCcattaaataattacattgcAACAACAACCAAACACGACATTGTCCATGTTCATCATATAGagtatttcttatttctttacaAGAAATGGAAAACAATGACACTAACCAAACATATGTTTGTCAATTGTTATCTCCACGACTTCATATGCTAGACAAAGATCACCTCTTTTATAGTTTCTCTGACCACGATGTCACATACAAAAAAggcaaaataaataaagtttatatcttttggaaaatatattttattacaacaaGTCATTAAAGTTTATACTATTAGAGAAATCAATCACATTGTAGCCGGTCAAAATTTAAAGAGTTTGGTAAGGAACTAGTCTTTTTCTACTTTTACGAGCTTATTCATTAAAAAGGATGAAACTTACTTGTGGATTAATCCACACATTTCTTAATAGAAGGGTATATCGATTCTTTGCTGAAACtatgtattaataatttatgtaatggAGATACAATAATAGATTTCGAAGAATTTTTAtaccattttaaaatataaattttaagtctaatttaattttataaaattagtttatgaaatgagattttaataactttatatGTTGAAAgtgaagtctcacatcgactagaaataaagctaatttataatatataagtgaggtgcaaacctcaccttacaagtcggttttgtggagttgagttagatttaaaatcgACTTTTAACATGTTGTTGAAGAGTCTTGGAAGTCCgacattgactagagataagaccacTTCTAACATTACacctacttatatatatatatatatatatatatatatatatatatatatatatatttgtgtaaacaaaattttaaattaattttttttatcttttaacaaCTTcctatattattgttattaatgcAAACTCCAAAATATATCATATCAAGTCTCCTACAACTAAGGTGTTAGGTTAAATTAATCTCTCATGCAAGAGAAGCTGAATCACACACACCTACTCCATTTCTTCCCACATTATAAATTCTTGCATTCATTGCTCTCTTCACGTACTCCACTTGCTCTAACCACCATAATCATGGCTACCAAATTCCTCTTATCGTTCCTTTTCATCTCCTGCTATGTCCTCTCCATCTCAGCAGACAAAGAAACAGGTTTCGTGGGCCCAGTTGATCCTAAGTCCGTAAGCTACAAGAAGAAGCACACATTTAGCCACTTCAGGTTCTATTGGCACGAAATCTTCAGTGGAAGCAACCCTTCCTCTGTTAGAATCGTTCCACCACAACCAAAGTACAGCACAACCACCACCTTCGGTTCTGTGGGAGTATTCGATAACGTGTTGACCCTAGGACCCGAGTTGTACTCAAAGGTTGTGGGAAGTGCCGAAGGGTTGTACTCCTCTGCTTCACAAAAGGAGTTTGCCCTTTTGGTCATTATGAACTTCGCGTTGACCGAAGGGAAGTACAATGGTAGCACCATCACGTTCGTGGGGAGAAGCCCCATCGCTCAAAAGGTAAGAGAGATGCCGGTGATTGGTGGCACCGGTGTTTTCAGATTTGCCAGGGGCTATGTTGAGTCCTCGACCATCACCTTCGATCCTCAAACGAGGAACAACACAATTGAGTACAACGTCTATGTTTACCACTAATTGTTGTGTTTTGAAGGATGTTGAGGAGTTTGATCATTGTTGTTCTTGAAAAAGGCTTTAGTGTGCCACTCTGTTTCTATTTATGTTTCCTCTTTTGAGGTACCATGGAATAAAATCATGTTTGAGCAAGTTCAAGAATCCTGATATGCATGAAATACAATTCATAGTAGTTATAGTTTGGATACGGTATATATGAATAACGGATATAAGaagtaaactttttttattagcaaaattgaaattaatgcAAAAACTAAGCAATAAGAGTATTTGTGTACTTCTTGTAGTTTTGacacatttaataaatttatttgaacgaatttttattttaaatataagctaaatttaatttctaagaAACtagttgtgattttttttaaaaatttagaagtgtttatagaaaaattataagataatatCATTCACGCCTTATTTCAATTGTTTGAGCATAAACCGAGATACTAACCAAGTTTGAATACTCTACACCTTATAAAAGAATGTTATTTGCAAGAACTGGTAAGAGCAAAAGTCTTTGTAAcagaaattaataattaaaaaatatttatatgctGCACAGCTATGTCCAACATGTGTGTAACGTCCTTATCACGTCTATgggtttataatattttatttgtcaagaaTAAAGGTGATTCAGAGGTAGGCTGATCCTTAATTAAGTGCTCCTaaaaatgttgttaaatattaataatactatttttGTTCACAAAACAATTGAAAGAAAACTGCTATAACTAACCTgtaaatagtattattatatatgtatatatacgaGTTTccttttataaaagttaatcgTGGCTAATTTTGTTGTGTCTTATTAATCAGTTTTTCTTAGCTTAATACATCATTGACTATTGTTACTTGTTGAACATGCAGAGTGTAGAATGATTGCTGTGTGTGAAAAGGACGAAGTGCAAAAAAAGGAATATCATTCATAATTCTATGAGAAGGACACTTTATGATGGACCAAATACATGTTGGAGTGTGAAAGATTAGGATTGCataattgaaaattatgttAAAGGAACTTGTTACTATCTACTATTGTCGTAATGCCAACCAATAATGTAACAaggcaaatatttttttaaaggggTACTCGAGTTAGGAAAATAGTTAGTTTGCGTTGACCGTCTTATTTGAGTAAATTATAGCAATACTTGTACAAACAGTATAGTATTAGCTATAGTTTAGTTGTAAAAGTTTGACAATAAAGtgtattgataataataataaataagaataaattttaGTAACGGATAAAGACATATTTAAGTTATGTAAGAAACCACAAGCATTCCTGGATTCAATTAAGTGTGCAAATTCATATATATTAGTTCAACGAAGAAACACACAAGTTCATATAGatggtaaatttaaaattttattcaactTAATCATAAAGGTTATGTAAAAttcattatcaaaataaaaaatataacgaTAAATGATATTGAATTACCATAGTGTTCACCCTATGATCGTTACATTTGAACTATCATCAATGTTATAGATCCTCTTAACTCTCTTTTCTGTTGTCGTTGCTCCTTTATCATAATCATATTCTTGCCTTCACTTTCGTTATTGTAGTTAGAGATAATTCAATTCTTGCTTCCGTTACCGGTGTTTCTGATATCACCACTAGGTTTGTTGGTTGATCCCCTACTATTCTGGGCAAAATATATTGAACTGTATTGCACTATCAAtaactgcactgaactaaaaaatagtttgtttgaactgcactgaactgaagAACAGTTCAGACGAACTGATctgcactgtttttttttttcctaataaaCTAAACTGCACTGAATtgcactgcactataatatgaacttaactgaactgttataaaatgaactgttttatgaactgtACTAAGTTTGAACTGaactacattattttttaactgaattgCACTATCTTTTAATTGAACTGCACTACTTTTGAATTTAACTAttgtttttgaactatttttgATCCGaattacattgattttgaatcgaattgcactaatttttaactgaattgcactgtttttgaaccgaattgcactaattttgaatcaactacactatttttgaatcgaattgaactattttttaatcgaattgcactaattttaaattgaattgcactgattttaaattgaattgcactattttataatttgaaagcgCTTAagaaataatacttgaaatacgcatcatacttcaatacactaaaatcaaaatattaatacatcttTATCTTAATACATAGGTTCTCCCGTAGGTTCTCCcataaacaacatcaaaataTGAATACATCTTAATACATCTTCAATCATCTAAATTAATTGCACTTGAAGGTCCCACTTTGTCTTAAAAGAttatatctacaaaaaaaatattttatcattttttaaaacttaaaataaatttaaaaatgtcaactaaaaagtatataaagtttTCATATAAACTCACCTTACTAAAAACAGTATAGAAAGAAAAGTAATAAGTGGAATAAAACAGTAAAGGAAGGAAAATAATAAGTGGAATAGAACAGTAAAGGAAGTTTTCCACACAATAGTATCATTAGCTAGAATAATAGATGATTTAATTCAACtaataagttatttaatttgaacaaaatattttgaaaattataaattttaataattttttaaaaaaatctataattcATTTACTTCAATTCAATATAATGAAAAGAGAGTTGGATTTAATTgagtgtaataaaaaaatactagattccattaaatctaatttttatgGAGTTAAATGATAGACTTTTAATGGCTCTATTAGTTTTCAAATATGCAAATGCCTCCACAGCCTGAGTAAATGAAAATGGACTCTTAGGATCCAATATTGGCTTCACCTTCCCACTCTCCAAATAAGGTTCTAGTTGTTCCAACACACTACCATCTGAAATGCGCATTACGAAGATAACAAAAGAACTTACAGTACcatcaaaagaaagaaaaaaatcacactTCAGTGCACTAGGTGTGAATAGTTAACTGTTTGCAGTAcagtttttcaaactttaactaaaaaatagtacaatttaattttactattatcaatttagttattttttgtttaaaacagTTCAATTAACTTAAGTACAGTACAATTGCGTTATTTTTGTGCAGCCCTACCTACTGGTAATTAGTTCACTAGTTCTTGCTCTCATCACTTCAAAAGTGTTGTATTGGTGCCATAATtaacaactttttaaaatttgagcaCGACGACTCAAGAATTTGGGAGAcctaaaacaatttaaaaatgagatccttcatttaaaatttaattttaaattttttgatgcaaaattatttattataattgtcataattaatttcatttaacattttttcaatAGGTAATAAAGCTAATCcctttaatttttcttgaaacattattgatcttaaataagtttttattatttttagcttTGAGAATCTTCTTTCGCCTTAAGCAATATtgaaattgttaacattattctataagaTATATGTGCATTTGGAGAAAaatctattctttttatataaattaagaatgtcaattagtctatcattttccaaacctataatttatcttaagatatttaattctaaaaataaatcaaatctatcaatatccaacaaattgtcatagtttaaatatttttcaaggtttaaatatttctctttcaaaaatgtacAATCTAGTGACACTAGTGTAGGAAAAGGGTTTCTGTCGCGGTTATTTTAACCATTTGACATCGGTTTAATACCCGAGACATATGCAGCCAAGGTTAAAAAGGGTGATGTTTGTGCCTTTGttttgaaccgaggcatattctaGCTTTATTGCCTTGGTTCTGCAaggaaccgaggcctaatatgcattacaaattaaaaataaataaatcataaatacattttttgcctcgggtctgacTTCAACTGCTGTAGAAAATAGAGATCTATTGCCTCGGTTGTGCCACAATCGAGGCATAACAtgcactaaaataaaataaaaaaagaaagccGAATAACCTTTTGTCACTGTTTTGGTTATTACAACCAAGGCATAAagatgtcattttttttaaaatacaaaatatgttttctttgaTTTCCAATACATTAAACCTGCAAATAAAATACTAGAAAATCAAAACTAGTTAGAAACAAACATTATActattcaaacaaaaaatatggcAAAATACTTAATGTGTTATTCATTACAAGATCATATGCTACCATAAATAGATATACTaaatactattgtacatttgtaTATCGtactttgaaaagatatcctTAAATATTTGGACTTGATAGGATTGGTATAGTGGTATTGAATCTCTGCACACAAGACAATAATTTCAATTAGTATATAAACTAAGACAAAATTGCAGATAAgtatttaatttagtaaaattattatcGTTTCCCAACCACTTGTGATATGAGCATGAACAACGGTTAACAACAATTGCATTACATGGTAACCATACTCATATGAGCCATTTTGTAAATTACACTATAATGAATGCACAAGTATAAATAattgaggaaaaaaataaatcgaataattataatactatagACCAAAATACCAAACCTGGAGGGCCAACCATACTAGCCTTTTTGTCATAGTAGTTGATTTCCCTAGCAACATGCTATGTCCAACAATTGAATTATGAAAAAGGTAATGTGTTAAGACACAATTATATTAGAAAGaaagttcaaaaaaattgaggttcttaccaatcaaTAACTTGTTTGAGATGGTTATGGGGAGACTTGTGCAAGGAATAAAGCCACACAACAATGTTGTCGTTCATGGAAACCACAAGTAGTTGCCAATGACGCctcaattcaaaacaaaattcattgtTGTACCTTAAAATAACAGATTATAATTAGAAGTCAACA
Coding sequences:
- the LOC114166372 gene encoding dirigent protein 22-like, which encodes MATKFLLSFLFISCYVLSISADKETGFVGPVDPKSVSYKKKHTFSHFRFYWHEIFSGSNPSSVRIVPPQPKYSTTTTFGSVGVFDNVLTLGPELYSKVVGSAEGLYSSASQKEFALLVIMNFALTEGKYNGSTITFVGRSPIAQKVREMPVIGGTGVFRFARGYVESSTITFDPQTRNNTIEYNVYVYH